A genomic window from Lotus japonicus ecotype B-129 chromosome 1, LjGifu_v1.2 includes:
- the LOC130727996 gene encoding uncharacterized protein LOC130727996 isoform X1: MPCLNLSTNVALDGVDTSSILSEATATVAKIVGKPEAYVMIVLKGSVPISFGGNEQPAAYGELVSIGGLNPDVNKKLSAAIASILETKLSVPKSRFFLKFYDTKAHQSQEYAQCLHALHQH, translated from the exons ATGCCGTGCCTGAATCTCTCTACCAACGTTGCCCTCGACGGCGTTGACACCTCTTCCATTCTCTCCGAAGCCACCGCCACCGTCGCCAAGATTGTTGGCAAACCTGAGGCT TATGTGATGATTGTATTGAAAGGATCTGTGCCCATATCTTTTGGTGGGAATGAGCAGCCTGCAGCTTATGGTGAATTGGTGTCTATTGGTGGTCTTAACCCTGATGTGAACAAAAAACTCAGTGCTGCAATCGCTTCTATTCTTGAAACCAAGTTGTCTGTGCCCAAGTCAAGATTCTTCTTGAAATTTTATGACACTAAG GCCCATCAGAGTCAAGAATATGCACAATGTTTGCATGCTTTACACCAGCACTAG
- the LOC130727996 gene encoding uncharacterized protein LOC130727996 isoform X2 has product MPCLNLSTNVALDGVDTSSILSEATATVAKIVGKPEAYVMIVLKGSVPISFGGNEQPAAYGELVSIGGLNPDVNKKLSAAIASILETKLSVPKSRFFLKFYDTKGSNFGWNGSTF; this is encoded by the exons ATGCCGTGCCTGAATCTCTCTACCAACGTTGCCCTCGACGGCGTTGACACCTCTTCCATTCTCTCCGAAGCCACCGCCACCGTCGCCAAGATTGTTGGCAAACCTGAGGCT TATGTGATGATTGTATTGAAAGGATCTGTGCCCATATCTTTTGGTGGGAATGAGCAGCCTGCAGCTTATGGTGAATTGGTGTCTATTGGTGGTCTTAACCCTGATGTGAACAAAAAACTCAGTGCTGCAATCGCTTCTATTCTTGAAACCAAGTTGTCTGTGCCCAAGTCAAGATTCTTCTTGAAATTTTATGACACTAAG GGTTCCAACTTTGGATGGAACGGGTCTACATTCTGA